The DNA region TTGATAGTCGCGATGGGCGGCTTTCTCATCATGGCGCTGGCGATCCCCGACAGTGCCGGCGAGGGCCGGCTGCTCTTCGGTGCCGCCTATCTCGCCATCGTGCTCCTGCATTTCGCCGCCTTCGCCTGGCAGGGTGGGGCGGCGGCTGCTCGCGCCATGCTGCGCATCGTTCCTTTCAACCTGGCCGCTGCCCTTCTGGTGATCGCCTCCGGCCTCATCGAGGGCAGTTGGAGCTGGATCCTGCTGTTGTCGCCGGCGCTGTTGTACGTCGTCGTCAGCGTGACGAACACCGGCGAGGGTTTTGCCATCGATGTCTGCCATTTCGTCGAGCGGCACGGTCTGCTGCTGATCATCGTGCTCGGAGAGATCGTCATCGCGACGGGGAGCGGTTTCACCACCATCCCTCACACCGTCGGAGATTTCGTCGCGCTGCTTCTCGCCCTGGCCCTGATCGGTTCTTTGTGGTGGAGCTATTTTGACCGCGACGATCAGCATGCCGAGCATCGGATGATGTCCGCCGACAACCGGGATCGAACGCGGATTGCCTTGTTCGGCTACAACGGCGCGCACCTGTTCATGATATCAGGCCTGATCCTCGTGGCCGCCGGCTTGAAGGCGGTGATCGGCGCCCGGATCCACGACATCGCAGGAGGGGAACAAGCCGCGGCTGCGCACGGCAGCGAAAGCCTGCTGCTCTTCGGGCTCGGCGTCTATCTGCTCTTCGACACGGCCTTCCGCTGGCTGTTGCAGCAGAAACCTCTGCTCATCCGGTTTGCTGCGGCACTTGTCGCGCTCGCACTGGCATTGGTCGCCCCGCTGCATGGTCTCCCGCTGCTGGCCGTGGCCCTGGCTCTGATGATCGTCATGCTCTTGAGCGAGGGCATGGTGGAGCGGCGATCCGACCAAGGCGGCATAGGCCGAGGCAGTCATGCCGAATGATGGATCAAGCCCGACCCTGATCGCCAGCAGCCACGGGAGCCCGAACCGTCAGTCGGCCAGGGACTTCTTTTCCAGCGCGACCGATATCGCAAAGACGACAAGGCCGAGGGCCGAGAGTGCCGAGCCGACGTAACCGGTTGCGCCATAGCCGTATCCCGCCGCGATCACGATGCCGCCGAGCCAGGCACCGAGCGCATTGGCGAGGTTGAAGGCGGAGTGGATGGTGGCTGCGGCCAGTGTCTTTGCCTCCGCCGCCACATCCATGATGCGCGTCTGCACGGCCGGGCAGGCGGCAAAGCCGCAGCCGGTGAGGAAGACGCAGATGCACAACATGACCGGGTGGTGTGCGGTGAGCGAAAAGACTGCCATCAGCGCGACGTTGAAGGCGAGCATGCCGCCGATCGTGCCGTTCAGCGAGTAGTCCGCCAAACGGCTGCCGACGATGTTGCCGACATTCATGCCGATGCCGAAAAGCGCCAGCACCACGGCGACCATGCTCGCGGGCATGCCGGCGGTGTCCGTCACCGTCTTGGCGATGTAGCTGAAGATTGCGAACATGCCGCCGAAGCCGACTGCGGCGACAGCCATGGACAGCCACACCTGCACCCGGCCGAAGGCGGACAGTTCGCGCAGCATGCTGGCGCCTTCGACCACTCTGTCCTTGGGCAGGTAGATGGCGATGAGCGCGACGGTCAGCGCCCCGATGGCCGCCACCAGCAGGAAGGCGGCGCGCCAGTCCATCAACTGTCCGAGGAAGGTCGCGATCGGTGTGCCCACGAGGGTGGCGATGGTCAGACCGAGCATGACGCGCCCGACGGCGCGCACGCGCCGATGCGGCGGCGCCATGGACGAGGCAACAAGCGCCGCGACACCGAAATAGGCGCCGTGCGGCAGGCCGGTGATGAAGCGCAGGACGGTGAAGCTCAGGAAGCCAGGTGCCAAGGCGCTTGCGAAGTTACCGAGCGCGAAGATGCCCATCAGGATCAGAAGCAGCGTCTTGCGCGGCAGCTTGGCGCCGAGCGCCGCAATGATGGGGGCGCCGAGCACGACACCCAGCGCGTAAGAGGAGATGACATGTCCGGCCTGGGGCACGCTGACGCCGTAGGTCGTCGCGACTTCCGGCAGCAGCCCCATGATGACGAATTCACCGGTGCCGATGCCGAAACCACCGGCGGCGAGCGCGATTTCGATCAAAAGGATCGCCGTGGCGCTGAGACCAGAGCCAACGGAGGTATGGGCATCGGATGAGCGCGTGGGCGTGCTGGCGAGTGCGGAACAATCGGTCATGAAATCACCGGGACGCCGGGGAGACGGCGTAAAACGCTTCTATCGAAGCCATGATGGGAAAGCGGTGCGAAGCACCAGATGGCAAATGAAATTGTTGTTTATCATGCTCATGTGCGTCGCAGCAAAGGCTTTTGCTCACGACACCGAATTTTGCCCGCCCTTGAATTCCGCCTTTCGGCTTTCGATCTGAGAGACGACAGAAACTTTTGACCGGGCCGCACGTTGTGACCCCGTTGGCCCGGGGTGTTTAGGAATTCCATGAAGATCAAGGCGGTACTCAATCGCGACGGTGGCACCTTCAAGACCACCGACATGCAGGTCTATTGCGCCAGCGCCACCGAGGCCTTTGCCAAGCAGGGGCATGAGCTCGAGTGCGCGATCGTGGCCGGCGACGAGATCGTCGAGGCGCTGCAGAAGGCGGTCGAGACCGCAGGCGTCGATGCGGTGGTCGCCGGTGGCGGTGACGGCACGATTTCGGCCGCGGCCGGCATCGCCTGGAAAGCCGGCTTGCCGCTCGGCGTCATCCCGGCCGGCACGATGAACCTCTTCTCCCGCTCGCTGAAACTGCCGCTAGACATCTGGAAGGTGCTCGATGTGCTGGCCGCAGGCGAGGTGGCCTCGGTCGACATCGCCACGGCCAACGGCCGCCCCTTCGTCCACCAGTTCTCCGCAGGCCTGCATGCCCGCATGGTGCGCATGCGCAACCAGATGAACTTCGCCTCGCGCATCGGCAAGATCCGGGCGAGCACCAGTGCCGCTTTCGGCGTGATGCTCGATCCACCGCGTTTCGAGGTGATCTTCGACATCGACGGCGATGGTCGCAGCGACGAGCGCCCGGTCTCTGCGATCTCGGTCTCGAACAATCCGCTCGGCAACAACTCGCTGTTCTTCGCCGATCGGGTCGATACCGGTCAGCTTGGCGTCTACCTGGCCGACCCCTTGGAACCGACGGGCGTCGGCAAGCTCGCCTTCGACATCCTGCGGGGCAGGTTCAAGGAGAACGAGGCGGTGACCGCCTCGACCGCCCGGACGGTCCATCTGCATTTCCCCAGGCACCGCAAGGGCGCGGCCTGCGTGCTCGATGGCGAGCTTTTGCGCATGCCGGCCGATGTCGAGCTGAAGATCCATCCGGGTGAACTGAAGGTGCTGGCGCCACCGCCGCAGCCTGCCGCCTGAACGATAACGGCGCCCGATGAGGCGCCGTTCTTGTTTCAGTTTTTGCCCGCCTCAGTGGGTGAAGGCGGCGGCGATCAGCGCCTTGGTATAGTCTTCCGCCGGATGGTCGAAGATCGCCTCGGTATCGCCCTGCTCGACGATCTTGCCGTTCTTCATCACCACCACATGATCGGACATCGCCCGGATGACCGAGAGGTCGTGGCTGATGAAGACATAGGACAGGCCGTAGCGGTCCTGCAGGTCGCGCAGCAATTCGATCACCTGACGCTGCACCGAGCGGTCGAGGGCCGAGGTCGGCTCGTCGAGGATGACCACCTTGGGCTTCAGGATGATCGAGCGGGCGATCGCGATGCGCTGCCGCTGGCCGCCGGAGAACTCGTGCGGATAGCGGTTGCGCGCCGTCGGATCGAGGCCGACTTCCTTGAGGGCCGCGATCGCCCGCTGGTCGCGTTCGGCGCGGGAGAGTTGCGGCTCATGGACGTAGAGCCCTTCGGTGATGATCTCGCCCACCGTCTGGCGCGGCGAGAGCGAACCATAGGGATCCTGGAAGACGAGCTGCATCTGCTTGCGGAAGGGCCGCATGCCGGCCCTGTCGAGGCCCGAGATGTCGTTCGTGCCGAAACGGAAGGCTCCATCGGCCTGCAGAAGCTTGAGCAGAGCGCGACCGAGCGTCGACTTGCCCGAACCGGATTCCCCGACGATGCCGATGGTCTGGCCCTGGCGAAGGCGAATGCTGACCTGATCGACGGCACGGAAGGTGCGTGCCTTGCCGAACAGCCCGCCACCGCCGATGTCGAAATCGACGATGACGTTGCGGCCTTCCAGCACCATGGGCGCATTTTCAGGCGGCGGCGCCTTCGTGCCGGTCGGCTCGGCGGCCAGCAGCATCTTGGTGTAGTCGTGCTGCGCATTGCCGAAGATCTCGTCGCGCGTCCCCTGTTCGACGATCTCACCCTTGCGCATGACCGCGACCCGGTCGGCAACGTGTTTGACCACGCCGAGGTCATGGGTGATCAGCACGATCGCCATGCCGAAGCGCTTCTGCAGATCGGCGAGCAGGGTCAGGATCTGCGCCTGGATGGTGACGTCGAGCGCCGTCGTCGGCTCGTCGGCGATCAGCACGTCGGGCTCGTTCGCCAAGGCCATGGCGATCATCACGCGCTGGCGCTGGCCGCCGGACATTTCATGCGGGTAGCTGTCGATGCGGCGTTCCGGGTCCGGAATGCCGACGAGTTTCAACAGCTCCAGAACGCGGGCGCGGGCCGCCTTCTTGCTCAGGCCGCGATGATGGATCAGCGGCTCGGCGATCTGGCGGCCGATCCGGTAGAGCGGATCGAGCGAGGTCATCGGCTCCTGAAAGATCATGGTGATCTTCGAGCCGCGGACCGTGTTGAGCGTCGAGAGCGGCTGGCCGACGAGGTTGGTCCCGCCATAGAGGGCCTCGCCGGTGACGCTGCCGTTCTTGGCGAGCAGGCCCATGATGCCCATCATCGTCTGGCTCTTACCCGAGCCGCTCTCGCCGACGATGGCGAGTGTCTCGCCCTTCTTCACGTCGAAGCTGATGCCCTTGACCGCTTCGACGGTGCCGTCGGGCGTTTGGAAGGTGACCTTGAGGTCGTTGACGGTGAGAACCGGTGTCATGTCATGTGTGTCCATGTCAGCGATCCTTCGGGTCGAGCGCATCGCGCAAGCCGTCGCCGACGAAGTTGAGGGCAAACAGCGTCGCGACGAAGAAGATCGCCGGGAAGATCAGCAGCCATGGTGCGCTTTGCATGTTCTTCGTGCCCTCCGAGATCAGCGTGCCCCAGCTCGCAAGCGGCGCCTGGACGCCGAGGCCGAGGAAGGACAGGAAGCTTTCCGTCAGGATGACCTGCGGCACGACGACGGTGACGAAGACGATGACGGGGCCGATCGTGTTCGGGATGATGTGCCGGCGAATGATCTGCCAGTCGGTGAGGCCAAGCGCTTCCGCCGCCCCAACGAATTCGCGGCGCTTCAGAGACAGCGTCTGGCCGCGTACGATGCGGGCCATTTCCAGCCATTGCACCGCCCCGATCACGACGAAGATCAGCACCACCGACCGCCCGAAGAAGACGACCAGCACGACGACGAGGAAGACGAAGGGCAGCGAATAGAGGATCTCGACGAAACGCATCATGACATTGTCGATGCGGCCGCCGAGATAGCCCGAGGTCGCGCCATAAATGACGCCGATGCCAAGCGAGACGAGACTGGCGGCCAAACCCACGGCAATCGAGATCTGCCCGCCGAGCATGACGCGGACGAGCAGGTCACGGCCATTGGTATCGGTGCCGAACGGGAAGGTGACCTGATCGACCTTGCCGGTGACGGTCACCGATAACCCGTCGGCGCTGGTCTCCTGGATGGTGGTTTCCTTGAACTCGTTGGTGCGGTCGAAATAGCGGATCGTGCGCGGATCGATCGGCTTTGCGGCGGTCAGCACAGCGGTGAAGGTGCCGTCCGCAACCTCCAGGCTCTTGAGCTCGACACGGGCGCGCTTGGCGATGCCTTCGGCGACTTCCTGCAGCGATTCCGGATCGGGACGCGGCTCGAGGCTCGGAGGCACGGTAACATAGGACGCGAAGACCTGGTCGTAGGTATGCGGCACGAAGAACGGCCCGGCGAAGGAGAAGAGGACGATCAGAACCAGCATGACGCAGCCGCCCATGGCGGCTTTGTTGCGCTTGAAGCGCAGCATGGCGAGCTGGGTCAGGCTGCGACCGGCGATTTCGGCGGGGGCCAAGCCCTGGGTGACGGTTGTATCAGTCATTGCGGACCCTCGGATCAAGCAGGCCGTAGGCGATGTCGACCAGCAGGTTGAAGAAGATCACGAACACCGCGACGAGAATGACGGTGCCCATGACGAGGGGATAATCGCGGTTGAGCGCGCCGAGCACGAAATAACGGCCGACACCGGGAATGGTGAAGATGCTTTCGACGACGGCCGAGCCGGTGAGCAGGGCTGCAGCGCAGGGCGCGAGATAGGAAACGACCGGCAGCATGGCGCCGCGCAGGGCGTGCGTGATGACCACGACGCGCGGCGGCAGGCCATAGGCGCGTGCCGTGCGGATATGATCGCCGTTCAGTGCTTCGATCATCGAGCCGCGCGTCAGGCGCGCAAAGACCGCAAGCTGCGGCAGGGCCAGTGCCGTCATCGGCAGGATCAGGTTCTGGAAGCCGCCACTGCCCCAGCCCCCGGCCGGCAGCCAGGAGAGCATGACGGCGAAAATGAGGGTGAGCACCGGGCCGACGACGAAGTTCGGCACGGTGACGCCGATGGTCGCGAAGGCCATCAGGCCGAAGTCCAGTGCACTGTTCTGGCGAAGCGCTGCGATCGTGCCGAGAATGACGCCACCGATGAGCGCGATCAGGATCGCATAGAGGCCGAGCTCGACGGAATAGGGCAGGGCCTTGCCGATGAGTTCGGCGACCGTGTTGTCCTTGTAGATGAAGCTCGGGCCGAAATCGCCCTTAAATGCATTGCCGAGATAATGCAGGTACTGGCTCCAGAGCGGGTCGTTGAGCTTGTACGTTTCCATGACATTGGCCATGGTCTGCGGCGGGAGCGGACGTTCGAGACTGAACGGACCACCAGGCGCGAAGCGCATCAGGAAGAACGAGATCGTCACGACGACGAACACGGTGGGCACGGCGCTCATGAGCCGGCGCAGGACGAATGAGATCATGGTGATAAAAGCCGACGCGCGACAGCCATCATGCTGCCGCGCGCCGATCCCTTTTGTTCGTTATTCGGAAACGCTGAGGAACTTGGACAGGTGCTCGTTCACCGCATTGTCTTCCCAGCCGGAGACGCGCGAGGAGACCAGCCACAGGTTGGCGGAGTTCATGAAGGGGGCGATCGGCTGGTCGGTGTTCAGGACCTCTTCAGCCTTCTTCAGGATTTCCATGCGCTTGGCCGGATCCTGCTCCTCATAAGACTGCTTCATCAGCGAGTCGTATTCTTCGCTCTTGTACTTGCCGTAGTTGAACGTGGTATTCGTGCTGACGTTCAGCGCCAGGAAGTTTTCCGGATCGCCGTAGTCGGCCGACCATGCGGCGCGGGCCACGTTGAACTTGCCGCCTTCCTGCAGGTAGGCGTAGTGCGAGGCGACGTCGAGGTTCACCAGCGACACCTTGGCGCCGAAGGTGTTCTTCCACATGTCGGCGACGGCGGTTGCGACGCGCTCGTGGTTGGCATTGGTGTTGTAGCGGATCTCGATGTTGAGCGGCTTGCCGCCTTCACCGTAGCCGGCGGCCTTCATCAGCTCGACGGCCTTGTCTTCGCGGTCGATCTGCGACATCGAGGCGAAGTCCGGAACCGGACCGTCGCCATAGCCCGGCATGCCCGGGGGCACGAGGTTGTAGGCCGGAAGCTGGGCGCCGGCATAGATTTCCTGGGCGAGGAAGTCGCGGTCGACGGCCATGGAGAGCGCGCGGCGGACGTTGACGTCGTTGTAAGGCGGCTCGCGGTTGTCGAAGACGTAATAGTAGGTGGCGAGCGACGGGGTTACGTGGACCTGGTCGTTATAGGTTTCGCGCAGGCGTTTGATCTGGTCTGCGGAGAAGTTGTAGACGAGGTCCATTTCCTTGGCCTCGAAGCGACGCACGGATGCGGCATCGTCATCGATCGGATAGAAGATGACCTTGTCGAGCTTGACGTTGGCGGCATCCCAGTACTTGTCGTTCTTCACGACGGTGAGCGTATCGTTCGGCACGTGTGCTTCAAGCTTGAAGGCGCCGTTGGACACCATGTTGCCCGGCTTGACGAACTGGTCGCCGAACTTTTCGAAGTTTGCCTTGCTGATCGGCAACGCGGTGTAGTGCGCGAGAAGCTGCAGGAAGAAGGGGGTTGGACGCTCGAGCGTGATCTCCACGGTCTTGGCGTCGACGGCCTTGATGCCGAGCTGGTCGACCGGGAGTTCGCCCTTGTTCACCTTTTCGGCGTTCTTCACCGGATAGAGAATGCCGGCGTATTCGGCAGCTGTCTTCGGATCTTCCAGGCGACGCATCGAGAAGACGAAGTCTTCGGCTGTCACCGGTGTTCCGTCTGACCAGTTGGCGTTGTCGCGGATCTTGAACGTGTAGGTCAGGTTGTCATCGGAAATCGTCCAGCTTTCGGCAGACCCCGGAACCACTTCACCCTTGGCGTTGAAGATGGTCAGGCCTTCGAACATGTCGCGGACGACGAAGCCTTCGATGTCGATCGAGATATGGGCGTAATCAAGCGTCTGCGGCTCGCCAGCATTGCCGCGATGCAGGACGGCTTCGGCGAGCGCCTGGCTTGCGCCGGTCAGCAGCGATCCGAGCAGCAGGGCTGTGCCAAGGAGT from Rhizobium glycinendophyticum includes:
- a CDS encoding diacylglycerol/lipid kinase family protein — translated: MKIKAVLNRDGGTFKTTDMQVYCASATEAFAKQGHELECAIVAGDEIVEALQKAVETAGVDAVVAGGGDGTISAAAGIAWKAGLPLGVIPAGTMNLFSRSLKLPLDIWKVLDVLAAGEVASVDIATANGRPFVHQFSAGLHARMVRMRNQMNFASRIGKIRASTSAAFGVMLDPPRFEVIFDIDGDGRSDERPVSAISVSNNPLGNNSLFFADRVDTGQLGVYLADPLEPTGVGKLAFDILRGRFKENEAVTASTARTVHLHFPRHRKGAACVLDGELLRMPADVELKIHPGELKVLAPPPQPAA
- a CDS encoding peptide ABC transporter substrate-binding protein, producing MTIQTRRLLGTALLLGSLLTGASQALAEAVLHRGNAGEPQTLDYAHISIDIEGFVVRDMFEGLTIFNAKGEVVPGSAESWTISDDNLTYTFKIRDNANWSDGTPVTAEDFVFSMRRLEDPKTAAEYAGILYPVKNAEKVNKGELPVDQLGIKAVDAKTVEITLERPTPFFLQLLAHYTALPISKANFEKFGDQFVKPGNMVSNGAFKLEAHVPNDTLTVVKNDKYWDAANVKLDKVIFYPIDDDAASVRRFEAKEMDLVYNFSADQIKRLRETYNDQVHVTPSLATYYYVFDNREPPYNDVNVRRALSMAVDRDFLAQEIYAGAQLPAYNLVPPGMPGYGDGPVPDFASMSQIDREDKAVELMKAAGYGEGGKPLNIEIRYNTNANHERVATAVADMWKNTFGAKVSLVNLDVASHYAYLQEGGKFNVARAAWSADYGDPENFLALNVSTNTTFNYGKYKSEEYDSLMKQSYEEQDPAKRMEILKKAEEVLNTDQPIAPFMNSANLWLVSSRVSGWEDNAVNEHLSKFLSVSE
- a CDS encoding ABC transporter ATP-binding protein, with product MRSTRRIADMDTHDMTPVLTVNDLKVTFQTPDGTVEAVKGISFDVKKGETLAIVGESGSGKSQTMMGIMGLLAKNGSVTGEALYGGTNLVGQPLSTLNTVRGSKITMIFQEPMTSLDPLYRIGRQIAEPLIHHRGLSKKAARARVLELLKLVGIPDPERRIDSYPHEMSGGQRQRVMIAMALANEPDVLIADEPTTALDVTIQAQILTLLADLQKRFGMAIVLITHDLGVVKHVADRVAVMRKGEIVEQGTRDEIFGNAQHDYTKMLLAAEPTGTKAPPPENAPMVLEGRNVIVDFDIGGGGLFGKARTFRAVDQVSIRLRQGQTIGIVGESGSGKSTLGRALLKLLQADGAFRFGTNDISGLDRAGMRPFRKQMQLVFQDPYGSLSPRQTVGEIITEGLYVHEPQLSRAERDQRAIAALKEVGLDPTARNRYPHEFSGGQRQRIAIARSIILKPKVVILDEPTSALDRSVQRQVIELLRDLQDRYGLSYVFISHDLSVIRAMSDHVVVMKNGKIVEQGDTEAIFDHPAEDYTKALIAAAFTH
- a CDS encoding ABC transporter permease, with amino-acid sequence MTDTTVTQGLAPAEIAGRSLTQLAMLRFKRNKAAMGGCVMLVLIVLFSFAGPFFVPHTYDQVFASYVTVPPSLEPRPDPESLQEVAEGIAKRARVELKSLEVADGTFTAVLTAAKPIDPRTIRYFDRTNEFKETTIQETSADGLSVTVTGKVDQVTFPFGTDTNGRDLLVRVMLGGQISIAVGLAASLVSLGIGVIYGATSGYLGGRIDNVMMRFVEILYSLPFVFLVVVLVVFFGRSVVLIFVVIGAVQWLEMARIVRGQTLSLKRREFVGAAEALGLTDWQIIRRHIIPNTIGPVIVFVTVVVPQVILTESFLSFLGLGVQAPLASWGTLISEGTKNMQSAPWLLIFPAIFFVATLFALNFVGDGLRDALDPKDR
- a CDS encoding low temperature requirement protein A, producing the protein MTETQEGPFRAQTIELFFDLVFVFTITQITHLVEHAHGAVDLLHALAVLMLVWWMYGGYIWLTNHAHTRKSMRLVLIVAMGGFLIMALAIPDSAGEGRLLFGAAYLAIVLLHFAAFAWQGGAAAARAMLRIVPFNLAAALLVIASGLIEGSWSWILLLSPALLYVVVSVTNTGEGFAIDVCHFVERHGLLLIIVLGEIVIATGSGFTTIPHTVGDFVALLLALALIGSLWWSYFDRDDQHAEHRMMSADNRDRTRIALFGYNGAHLFMISGLILVAAGLKAVIGARIHDIAGGEQAAAAHGSESLLLFGLGVYLLFDTAFRWLLQQKPLLIRFAAALVALALALVAPLHGLPLLAVALALMIVMLLSEGMVERRSDQGGIGRGSHAE
- the oppB gene encoding oligopeptide ABC transporter permease OppB; this encodes MISFVLRRLMSAVPTVFVVVTISFFLMRFAPGGPFSLERPLPPQTMANVMETYKLNDPLWSQYLHYLGNAFKGDFGPSFIYKDNTVAELIGKALPYSVELGLYAILIALIGGVILGTIAALRQNSALDFGLMAFATIGVTVPNFVVGPVLTLIFAVMLSWLPAGGWGSGGFQNLILPMTALALPQLAVFARLTRGSMIEALNGDHIRTARAYGLPPRVVVITHALRGAMLPVVSYLAPCAAALLTGSAVVESIFTIPGVGRYFVLGALNRDYPLVMGTVILVAVFVIFFNLLVDIAYGLLDPRVRND
- a CDS encoding MFS transporter, which translates into the protein MTDCSALASTPTRSSDAHTSVGSGLSATAILLIEIALAAGGFGIGTGEFVIMGLLPEVATTYGVSVPQAGHVISSYALGVVLGAPIIAALGAKLPRKTLLLILMGIFALGNFASALAPGFLSFTVLRFITGLPHGAYFGVAALVASSMAPPHRRVRAVGRVMLGLTIATLVGTPIATFLGQLMDWRAAFLLVAAIGALTVALIAIYLPKDRVVEGASMLRELSAFGRVQVWLSMAVAAVGFGGMFAIFSYIAKTVTDTAGMPASMVAVVLALFGIGMNVGNIVGSRLADYSLNGTIGGMLAFNVALMAVFSLTAHHPVMLCICVFLTGCGFAACPAVQTRIMDVAAEAKTLAAATIHSAFNLANALGAWLGGIVIAAGYGYGATGYVGSALSALGLVVFAISVALEKKSLAD